The genomic DNA TGATTACATTGTTGGTGATTGGGCTCATGAACAGCTCAGGTTAAAAGGATTCTACAATGACGCTAATAAAAAGGCGGCCTTTGATAATAAAATAAGCACCTTAAATGACTATATTCTGGAATTTTGTAATTTCGGCTGTGCTTATTTCGTTCTTAAACGGCTCAACTAATGAAAATGCCCCTGATTATTCAGGGGCATAATCATCATAGGGACGTT from Tuberibacillus sp. Marseille-P3662 includes the following:
- a CDS encoding YutD family protein, with product MLHNETAITVDNIEYELIENERDAWDEDTFLSRHSDILNKYDYIVGDWAHEQLRLKGFYNDANKKAAFDNKISTLNDYILEFCNFGCAYFVLKRLN